The Gossypium hirsutum isolate 1008001.06 chromosome D07, Gossypium_hirsutum_v2.1, whole genome shotgun sequence genome includes the window AGAGTAGCCTTTCTGTAAGCCTTTTTAACAGCAGCAGCTGTAATCAAATCCGTCAAAGAAACAGGTTGCCAACCACATTCAGGCCAAAGAACCTAATCATCACAGAACAGGTTCAGGAGACAAATTAGTATAACAGTAACTTTATCACTTTTGTCATGAAATAGGAGGTTATCAGGAAAAGGATAGAGTTAAGCCACAAGGTGTTCTTATGTTTGAATTCATTTATCACTGTTCCTATGACAACTATCTTATAATTTCCCTTAAAAAGTCATCTACTGCATGAACAAAACATCTCAAAAAAGTACATCAGACAGTTGAAATGAGGCAATAATGTGAGAACTGTACAAGGCACATAGCAGAAGGAAAACACGGGAAATGCAATATAGTTTGTTAGTATGTAAAAACTGTAAGAGagaaccaagaaaaaaaaagaagaaaaaagaacagCAGTAGTAAGCAATAGCGTAACATACATATTGCATGGTTGATAGTAGAGCACGCAAATTTCCCTCTTTCCCAGCAGCCCATCTCTTGATCTCAACATCAAGTGTTTCAGAAATTCTCTGAAATAAACCCATAAATCATTACTGGAGAGAATagttaaaagaaaaagggttgCAGATCTGTGCATGTACAAGTAGAAACTCACTGATATAGGCAGACTAGTTAAATTCCAGGCATATATTATCACTGATATAGGCCAGATGTGACGGTTAATTTAATTTGAGGTTcatataaaaacttaatttgCCAGTCCCAACTCATCTCACCAGCAATACTGGGGCAACAAAAGTTTGACCAAGTTTTAACTTATCAATAATACCTTTTTTAGAAGTCTCAGCAGGATCATATTCTAGGATTAAATACTTTGGTTATCACTTTTCATCATTGAAGATAAAACCATAAATTAAAGCCACCCAGTTTCTTCATATGTTGGTATAAATATAAGTGACTATGTAAACCATCCTCGAGTGAactttacaatttataattttgATGCCAACTGAAGGTAAGACTGAATAAATGAAGAAAAACCAAAAGCAACCACAGACCTAAACACACTTGCGACATATAAAAAGTAATGCCATTGTGCAAGTTGCATGATATGAAGGGTGGGGCCAGAGTAAAAAGTTTTTTATGATTGGACCTATTGAAAAATAAACTCCAACAAAAACACACTTAAAAATTAAAGGATGAAGAAAATAACAGGAAAAGAAACAACATTTACTGCATCCACTTACATGTCTCTCAGCTTGTTCCCTTTGCACTTGAAGGTCACGTTGATTTTTCTCAGCCAGTGCTTTTGCCTGTATATGCAGAACTCAATAGTAAACCAGGCCAGCAAGTAGTTTATAACAGGACAGAAGGGCAAAGATAAAATGAAATCATGTAACAGAATACATACAGCACGCTCCTGAGTTCGTTGGTGGCGTTCCAACCTGGCTCTTCGCCTTTCTTCAGTTTCCCCTTCAACCTCTTGGAACTCACCAGATGAAGATGCAGCAGCTTTCACAAGTAGTTTAGTCAGTTATCAATTAAGGAGAAGAATAAATATGAAAGTACAAATTACAAAGATCATTATATCTTCAATTTACAAATACCTCCAAAAATAGAACTGAGATCATCAACAATATTTGTAGTTGAAGATGCTTTCTTCATGCTAGATGAAGATCCAACAGATGTTCTCTTAGCTACTTCAGGCCCTCCCCTGTTTTGTCCATCAAACACAGGATCCTGCAAGAGCAGCAGTTCAGATTAGATACTAGAGCGCTGGTACTACAGCATAAATCAGGACACAAGTACAGTATGACAGCCTTAGATTCTCACCGAAATGTTAGCTCTTGGCCTTGGCGCATTGCTTGGTCGAGAACCCATACTAAAAAAGGATTCAAGATCATTGTCATTATTTTGCTGGCTTGCACTTGCAGAAGCAGCAGCTCTTTCTCGAGCCTCCGCAGCAGCCCTCTCCACAGCAGCTCTTTCTGCTCTACGCCTTGCTTCAGCTTCAGCTTTTGCTGATGCAGCCCTCTCCTGTGTTTCTCTCTCTCTTGCCTCCCTTTCCCTTGCTTCTGCTGCAGCTCTTTCTGCTCTTTCTCTTGCCTCGGCAGCTGCCCTTTCACGGGCTTCAGTTTGCACTCTCTGCACTGCAGCCCTTTCCGCACGCTCTCGAGCTTCAGCAGCTGCCTTTTCAACAGCAACCCTTTCAGCTCTAGCACGAGCCTCAGCAGCTGCTCTTTCACGTGCTTCTCTAGTAGCCCTTTCAACAGCTTGTCTAGCCCTTTCCCTTTCCCTCTCCATCTCCCTGACTCGCTCCCTCTCTTTTTCAAGCCTTCTTTGTTCTCTCTCCTTCTCCTCCCTTTCCCTCTCCAATTCATGTCTCCTTTGCTCTCTTTCTTCCTCCTCCCTTTCTCTTTGTTGCCTCTCGCGCTCCAGTCTCTCTTGCTTTTCTCTATCAAAAGCATCTTGCGTATCTCTCTCATCTTTATCCATTTGATCAGCTTCTTTAGTTCTGGCAGCCTTAAAATTTTCTCTCTCCCTCATTTCCTTTGCATGCCTAAATTTAGCCTCTGCTCTATCCATCGCCTCTTTCATGGCAGCAGCAGAAGCAGCAGCAACAGAACTAGTCTCAAAATCATCAATGGGAAAACCTTCAGCCTGTTCAACATTATTCCAGGCCCTACCCATTGCAAACTCTTCAAGTTCATCAATTTGAGATGTAACAGAGCTGTTTGCTGCAGCACGAGTTGACTGGGAGCTCCGTTGTGAGCACTGAGTTGAATTCTGGAAAGAAGAAAAATCATCTACCTTCATTTTTGCATTTGTGGAAGAAAATGAGCCTGTCGTTGTCTTTGAAACTCGTGGTGGTCTTGGAGGAGGGGGTCTTGAAGGGGGTGGAGCACTAGTAGGTTGTGTAAAGAGTGGAATCTCTGATACAGTGAGCCAAACATCATCAGATGCATCAAAATTCTCCTCAGATCTGGGAGTTGAATGTACCTGGGAACTAGTCTCATTAGAATCGACGTTCATGTATGGAGGAGGGCTAGTAGCTCGACCAACAGAGCTATGAAAATCAGTTGACATACTGGGCATGTCAAAAACGGGTTGATGAGAGTCAAGAAAATTGTCCGTAGAAGGCATCCTCTTCTTTGTATGGTTCTCATAATCCCTATGATTTTGCTCTTTAGTAACAGGAGCTTGTTGTCCGCTATCAGTGCTTAAAGGACTCCTATCCTTCCCTCTCTTATTGATCTCAGATGACCCAAGCGGTACAGATTTTCCAAGACCATGAAGAGGATCAATATCATCAAATACTCCCCCACTTCCAGATGAGCTCTCTACACCAGACTTCCCAAATCCATTAAGTTTACTTGTTACTCCAGGGGGGTCAGCAAACAACCCTGTGGATAAATCTGCAGGGTCCAGTTTTGGTTCTAAGACAACAAAAGGGTTCTCCATCAAATTAGAGCCAGTCTTGCTTGAATTTGAGGCTAGTTTCTGAGACCGGCTAGACTCTGAAGTTGATCTGCCCATAGGATGGAGTACGATATCAGCTAATATTTTACAAGGTTTAGCCAAGTATTATAAACAAGAGATAAATAAGACTTAATAGAAAAGATATTGGACTGAAAGAAAGATACAACGTCTCAAGCTTCAAACAAAGAGTTTAGGGTAGAAAAGTACCATAAcatatttaacccttttattgCCCTTTCTTCAAACTTAAGCTGACATAGTTTCCAATTAAACATAATCACAATTGTAACAAAAGTAAGTTCTATTTCTTTGGTTTATTTACCTCTGCCATGTCCGGCAACAGCTAAAACACTGTGAATAATAGCCATTAAATGATTTCCAAATACataagaaaatctcaaaaatttcaGGCAGTACCTATTGTCCCATCTTAACTCCAACAACAACGGATAACCAACCGAATGATACCCTAGCAAATGAAATTGATTTAGGAACTTTGCCACCTTAATGAAAAATAGAAATGACAAGCATTCCTCAAACGTGATTAGGAGTAAGGAGGGTCAGAGATGTGCACAATGAGTGCTCAACAAGTCCAATTCTAATATATATGTGAAGTGTATCCTAATTAAAAACCCCAAAACAATCATAGGCTAGCCCTCCTGATCCAAAATATAGGTGTCTATAGCATTTGCTGCTCCAAATGAGAAGCTCCCTCAAATATGTAACTGCATCAAAGTGAATATCTTTCCTTGTGGGAAAAGAATTGAAAAACCCGTGAACAATGTGTTAGTTTCAAGTTCATTACAACATATAGACTTTTTTTTTACCTCCATTAGATCTGCACTCAGATCATATCATTGACAGTGTCAATAAACTCCAATAAATCACAGCTCTCTTGAGAAATAGTAAACTGAAGCTTTAATTGCATTAAATATAGGAAGAAGCTATGCTATACAGTTGAGAGACCAAACAATAAAGAGCaactaaatgaaaaataattctaGAAACACCAAGTCAACTAAGTATATTTTAGCAAGTAAATTACCGTCTTTAGTCGTTTTCCAGAAAATCACACTAAAGTGCATTGCATGTACGGTTTTCCAGACAAACGatagatattaaattatttaaaacatacaAAACCAGTAAGCAAATAGCCTTGATTAAAGTCTTACAGCAAACAAGAACTAATCTTAACTACAAAAATATGTAACTAAACATGCTCATCTCATTGAATGCATTGCCCCAGTTTGCATGCTAATTGCCAAAACCTAAGCTGCCAAAACCACAGCCATGTCTCAGAACCTTACACTACATTGCACATATAAGCATTTatgcaaacatatcataaatcGCCAGTACCCTTTAATATAAAAAGCCAGCACGAATACCTATAGTGAAGTGTCCGAACTATGCAAGTTCAACCAAACATAACATGGAAATAGTATAATATGCATTTATCCCAAAATCAAAGCCTTTACAAACCGGAAGATACCTTGCAGATGCTGCAGAGTTACTCTGACCGAAACCAGCGAGCAAATCATCAAATAAAGGTGCATCTTTTTCTGCTTTCACTCTCTCGCTCTTGGACTTCATCTCGGTCTCTTTCCTCCCCAGATTCCCAAGCAGAGCATCCAGCGGCGAGCTACTCATCGATTTATGCTTTGGAGAAGACCCCGAGACCGCAAAAACGTCGTCATACTTAGCGGCCGTGGAGGAGCTCTTGATCCCAGGCAATCCGTCGAAAAGATCGTCATCATAAACAGGCTTGTCAAAAACCGGCGGCTTCGGGTCCTTGAAAAAGGAATCGTAATCGAAGGACGGCGTTTGCGCGCTAGTGGCTCGAGACTCAGAAGAGTATTTAGGCTGTCCACGGTAGACGTCGTCGTCGAAAATGGAATTGGATGACGATTTGGAGTTGCCGTATGAGGAGCGGGTAAAATCGGATCCGAACCCGTAATTGGAACCCGAAGAAGGGTTTCTAGGAGGTGCCATCGGGGCCGACTTCCCTTGGGGTTTGACCCCA containing:
- the LOC107955001 gene encoding auxilin-related protein 1 isoform X2 produces the protein MHLYLMICSLVSVRVTLQHLQGYHSVGYPLLLELRWDNRSTSESSRSQKLASNSSKTGSNLMENPFVVLEPKLDPADLSTGLFADPPGVTSKLNGFGKSGVESSSGSGGVFDDIDPLHGLGKSVPLGSSEINKRGKDRSPLSTDSGQQAPVTKEQNHRDYENHTKKRMPSTDNFLDSHQPVFDMPSMSTDFHSSVGRATSPPPYMNVDSNETSSQVHSTPRSEENFDASDDVWLTVSEIPLFTQPTSAPPPSRPPPPRPPRVSKTTTGSFSSTNAKMKVDDFSSFQNSTQCSQRSSQSTRAAANSSVTSQIDELEEFAMGRAWNNVEQAEGFPIDDFETSSVAAASAAAMKEAMDRAEAKFRHAKEMRERENFKAARTKEADQMDKDERDTQDAFDREKQERLERERQQREREEEEREQRRHELEREREEKEREQRRLEKERERVREMERERERARQAVERATREARERAAAEARARAERVAVEKAAAEARERAERAAVQRVQTEARERAAAEARERAERAAAEAREREARERETQERAASAKAEAEARRRAERAAVERAAAEARERAAASASASQQNNDNDLESFFSMGSRPSNAPRPRANISDPVFDGQNRGGPEVAKRTSVGSSSSMKKASSTTNIVDDLSSIFGAAASSSGEFQEVEGETEERRRARLERHQRTQERAAKALAEKNQRDLQVQREQAERHRISETLDVEIKRWAAGKEGNLRALLSTMQYVLWPECGWQPVSLTDLITAAAVKKAYRKATLCIHPDKVQQKGANLQQKYISEKVFDLLKEAWNKFNSEELF
- the LOC107955001 gene encoding auxilin-related protein 2 isoform X1; translated protein: MDDFPGLLAKDFGVKPQGKSAPMAPPRNPSSGSNYGFGSDFTRSSYGNSKSSSNSIFDDDVYRGQPKYSSESRATSAQTPSFDYDSFFKDPKPPVFDKPVYDDDLFDGLPGIKSSSTAAKYDDVFAVSGSSPKHKSMSSSPLDALLGNLGRKETEMKSKSERVKAEKDAPLFDDLLAGFGQSNSAASARSTSESSRSQKLASNSSKTGSNLMENPFVVLEPKLDPADLSTGLFADPPGVTSKLNGFGKSGVESSSGSGGVFDDIDPLHGLGKSVPLGSSEINKRGKDRSPLSTDSGQQAPVTKEQNHRDYENHTKKRMPSTDNFLDSHQPVFDMPSMSTDFHSSVGRATSPPPYMNVDSNETSSQVHSTPRSEENFDASDDVWLTVSEIPLFTQPTSAPPPSRPPPPRPPRVSKTTTGSFSSTNAKMKVDDFSSFQNSTQCSQRSSQSTRAAANSSVTSQIDELEEFAMGRAWNNVEQAEGFPIDDFETSSVAAASAAAMKEAMDRAEAKFRHAKEMRERENFKAARTKEADQMDKDERDTQDAFDREKQERLERERQQREREEEEREQRRHELEREREEKEREQRRLEKERERVREMERERERARQAVERATREARERAAAEARARAERVAVEKAAAEARERAERAAVQRVQTEARERAAAEARERAERAAAEAREREARERETQERAASAKAEAEARRRAERAAVERAAAEARERAAASASASQQNNDNDLESFFSMGSRPSNAPRPRANISDPVFDGQNRGGPEVAKRTSVGSSSSMKKASSTTNIVDDLSSIFGAAASSSGEFQEVEGETEERRRARLERHQRTQERAAKALAEKNQRDLQVQREQAERHRISETLDVEIKRWAAGKEGNLRALLSTMQYVLWPECGWQPVSLTDLITAAAVKKAYRKATLCIHPDKVQQKGANLQQKYISEKVFDLLKEAWNKFNSEELF